A window of Diabrotica virgifera virgifera chromosome 9, PGI_DIABVI_V3a contains these coding sequences:
- the LOC126891191 gene encoding uncharacterized protein LOC126891191, whose amino-acid sequence MVVFFKYLVTVSLCVLVQSESFQLIKLNKITNEINVEVISPKQSTAVDYIKNFYLVNNCTKLYLDKVYELEMKEKCYQSLLNNLTDRNTLDRRAIQTAHQEEVRKIYAHLGTSILKLEETIQNKTEEITNVNRKYINLMIEFREQQLNISELETDVSGCNYLLDDCAKAKRQITRRNKMCHKKLFECVQNFTKPQSSPAPCLIDCDRDCQRILVN is encoded by the coding sequence ATGGTGGTTTTTTTCAAGTACCTAGTTACAGTTAGTTTATGTGTATTAGTGCAATCTGAAAGTTTCcaattaataaaacttaataaaataacaaatgaAATTAACGTCGAAGTTATTTCGCCTAAACAATCAACAGCAGTAGATTACATAAAAAACTTTTATTTGGTAAATAACTGCACCAAACTTTACTTAGATAAAGTTTATGAACTGGAAATGAAAGAAAAATGTTACCAATCTCTCCTTAATAATTTAACAGACCGAAACACATTAGACAGAAGAGCAATCCAAACCGCGCATCAAGAAGAAGTACGCAAAATATATGCTCATCTGGGAACATCAATTTTAAAATTAGAAGAAACCATACAAAATAAAACTGAAGAAATTACGAATGTGAATAGAAAATATATTAATCTTATGATAGAGTTTCGTGAGCAACAGCTTAATATCTCTGAATTGGAAACAGATGTGTCAGGGTGTAATTATTTGTTAGATGATTGTGCAAAGGCTAAAAGACAAATTACAAGAAGAAATAAAATGTGTCATAAAAAGTTATTTGAATGTGTTCAAAATTTTACTAAACCACAAAGTTCACCAGCACCTTGTTTAATAGATTGTGATAGAGATTGTCAAAGAATTTTAGTGAATtag